The window CGGAGGACCGGCGCGCCGACGCCCAGTCACTGCTCGGCGTCATCGACAGCTACGCCGCTCGGGACCCCGAGTTCGCCGCGCTGGTCGAGCGGAACGACCTGAACGACAACGGCGTCCCGGACGACAACCTCGAGGACGTGTACGACGCCCTGACCGCGCCGGACTCGCCGGTCCGGGACCAGGCGCTCCGGTTCATCACGGAGGACTACTCCGCCACGCAGGTCCGCTACACCGTCGAGGCCGGCAACAGCGACGCCGCGGTGGTCGACGCGGGCGATGAGCTGGCGGGTCGGGTCCGCGAGGGTGGCGTGGCGACCGGGCAGACGGTCGTGTTCAAGGCGATCCAGGACACCATCCTGCTGTCGTCGCTGACCGGCCTGGCGGCCGCGCTGGTCGCCACGGCCCTGTTCCTGATGTTCATCTACTACGTCATCGAGGGACGCCCCTCGCTGGGACTGGCCAATCTGGTACCCATCCTCGTCGCCATCGCGCTGCTGGCGGGGTCGATGCGCTTCTTCGGCGTCCCGCTGAACGCGCTGACGGCGACCATCTTCTCCATCGCCGTCGGCGTGGGCATCGACTACTCCGCCCACATCGTCCACCGGTTCGCCGAGGAGTTCGACGAGACCGACGACCTGTACGGCTCACTGGACGCCACCGTCCAGGGGACCGGCGGCGCGCTGCTGGGCAGCATGCTCACCACCTCCTCGGGAACGGCGGTGCTGGTGCTGGCCATCACCCCGATCCTCGGTCAGTTCGGGCTGGTCATCGCGCTGAGCGTGTTCTTCTCGTTCCTCACCGCGGTGCTCGTCACCCCGCCGGTGATGGTCGTCTGGCACGAGGTGACGGTCGCATGAGCGACGACGCCCGGGCCGACGCCGACGACGAGGACGCGGTCGCGGCGCTGGAGCGACTCGGCCTCTCGAACTACGAGGCCCGGTCGTTCGTCGCCCTCCAGCGGCTCGGCACCGGTACCGCGCGCGATGTCCACGAGGAGACTGGCATCCCTCGCTCGCAGGTGTACGGCGCGGCCGACGAACTCGAGGAGCGGGGGCTGGTGAGCGTCCAGCAGTCCCGACCGAAACGGTACCGTCCCGTCGAACTCGAGGAGGCCCGCGAGCGACTCACCGCGGAGTTCGAGCGCGACCGCGAGGCCGCGTTCGACCACCTCGAACGGGTCCGCCGGGAGCCCGGTCCCAGCCAGGAGCGCCAGGAGGACGTCTGGACTATCACCGGCTCCGACGCCATCGACACCCGGATGACCGCGCTCACGGAGGAGGCCAAGCAACGGGTCGCCGTCGCGACCGACGAGGCCGCGTACCTCCCGGACGAGACGTTCGAGGCGTTGCGGCGCTTCCACGCCGACGGCGGCGAGGTCGTCGCCATCTCGCGGACGGCGGCCATCCGGGAGTCGTTCGAGGCCGAGGGGATGGTCGCCGTCGCTCCGCCGGAGCAGCTCGTCGACCCCGACAACGACCGGAGCGCACGGCTTGTCCTCGTCGACGAGGACGCGCTCCTGCTGAGCGTGCTGGCCGACGAGGAGATCGCCATCTGGAGCGAGCACACCACCTTCGCCCGCGTCTTCGGCGGCCTGCTCCGCCAGGGACTGCTCGGCGCGGCCGACGGGGACCCGGACGACGGAACCGGGGGGGCGTAGTCGCGTCGGGCCGCCGGGCTCGCCCTGGCGTCGCCCCCGGCCAGTGTCCGAGATCTGGCGCCCGATACGGAACTACACAGCCACGGCTCCCTGTCGGTGGGACGCGACCGCAGAACGGGCCGAACGGCCCAGGTGGAGGATGGGACGGACGCCGGGGTGTGCTAGAGGAACCCGCGGTCCTCGTTGTAGTCGAAGTAGCGCTGTGCGATGACGTCGGCCGTGCGGAGCGCGAGCGCCTGGCCGGAGTTCGTCGGGTTCGGCCCGCCGACGCCGTTGGCGAGCGCGGAGTGGTCCGCGACGAACAGGCGCTGGACATCGTGGGCTTCGGCACCCTGGTCCAGCACCGGGCCGATGCGCATCGAGGACTGCATGTGGAGCAGCAGCGGCGGCCACTCCGACCGGTGGACGTGCTTGGCCCCGGCGTTGCGATGGATGTTGGCCGCGATGCGTGCCAGCTCGTCGCGCCGCTCGTCGTCCTCGCGCCCGGGTTCGTACCGGACCTTCGGCACTGGACCGTGCTCGTCGGAGAAGGCGTCGTCCAGGGAGACCCCGTTCTCCTTGCGTGGCCGGTCGTCGGTGAGGACGAGCAGCGCCTTCGTGTTCTTGTAGTTCGACATCTTCCGCTTGAGCTCCTTGCCGACGACGTAGCCTCGGGTGTCCCAGGGCTCGCCCTCCGCGACGTTGTTCTCGAAGGAGTAGCCGGCCTCCGTGAACAGGTAGTCGGCGAAGGAGACGAGTCCCGGGGACATGCCGATGTCCTCGAGGCCGCCGACGCCGGGCTTGTCGAACCGGACCGCGGAGTTCTGCCCCTTGTACGGGTCCATGTGGCCGGCGTCGGTGATGTCCGCGACGGTGTCGTCGTCGTAGGTGCCGACGACCCAGTCGAACCAGTGGGTGGTCAGCCCCTTGCCGACCCAGCCGTTCGTGTTCGGCAGGCCGGAGTTGAGCCAGAGCCGCGGTGACTCGATGCAGCCGGCGGCGAGGACGACCGTGTCGGCCTCGATGGTCTCGGTCGTCCCGGACCAGGTGTCGCGGATGTCGACGCCGGTCGCCTCCAGGTCGCCCGCGGGACCGCTGTCCGTATTGATGTTTGTGACGAACGTGTTGGGACGGATGGCGACGTTGCCCTTCTCTGGGTCCTCGTTGGTGTCCAGCGCGATGGGAACGTAGCCGATGTTGCTGGATTTGCGGGCCTTGTCACGAACCGGCGCGTTGACCGGCGTCGAGGAGCCCTGGAAGTGGTCGGCCGCCAGCGTGTCCCCGCGGAAGCCGTCCTCGTAGTCGAACGTGCCGGTGTAGTCCGAGTCGAGTTCCTCGCCGTTCGTGGTCTGGCGCCCGGGCACCTCGACGGAGTTGGCCTGGGGCCGCCAGCCCGTCTCCGTGACGTTCTTGGTCTCGATGAGTGGGTACTCGCCGGCCTTCTCCTCGCTGGCGCCGTGGATGAACACCTCCTCCTTGCCCGTCATCGGGGCCTGCTGGGTGGAGGTGTTCTCCTCGTTCTCCTGGTAGTACGGCACCATGTCCGCGTAGTCGATGTCGCCCCAGTGGGGCTGGTCGTCGAACGCGGTCGGGTAGCCGCGGGGGTGGTTGCCGAAGTAGTGAGTGGTGGTGCCGCCGACGGCCGCGACCTGCCAGATGAACGCGTTCTGATGCAGGTTCCGGAACCACGGCGCGCGGCTGTGGTCCGGTGGGCCGACGCGAAGGTAGCCCGCGGTCGGGTCGTTCGCACCGTTCTCGAGGTGGGTGTACTGCGAGTCGAGCAGTTTCCCGTCGAGGTCGTCCGGGTCGTTGCTGATGGTGCCCCCCTCGTCGGCGTGGGGAGTGGGCCACTTCGTGTTCCCGTGGAACGGGCCGGCCTCGATCATCAGCACGTCCAGGCCGTGCTTGTCCGCCAGCGCCCAGGCCGCGGCGGGACCGTCCGCGCCCGCGCCGATGATGATGACGTCGGGGTCCTCGTGGGGGTTGCTCATAGCAGGTCACCTCCGAGGCCCTCGGCGGCGTCACCGTCGGTCACGCCCTCGGTCAGACCGTCGGTCAGGCCACCCGTCGGGCTCTCCTCGTCGTCCGCGTCGTCCGCGGTCGTCCCCGCCGACGCCTCGTCCGGCGGGCCGTTGCCGGGCGTGTCGTCCGGCGGGCCGCCGGCCCTGCCGGCGAGTTCGTCGTCCGAGAGGACGTCGTCGCCGACCAGGTCGCCCTGGTAGTCCGAGGGGTCGTCGTCGAACCCGCCGTCGACCGCGTGGAACCAGTCGGTCGCGTAGCCGTCCGCCGGCCCTGGGTAGCCCGTCTGCTGGTGGCTCTGGGCCTCGCCGACCGGCCGCTCCAGCTCGCGCTCCTGGGGCAGGTCCGTCTTCGTGTCGCCGTAGGCGGACCACTCCGTGTAGTAGCCGAAGCCGTGGAGGCCGTTACAGGCCATGATGACGTACTTCAGGATGCCGACCGTGGGCAGCATCGGCGAGAGTATCGAGTCCAGCCGGTCGATGACGTTCCCGTCGACGATGTCCCAGAGGACGCGCAGGCGGTCCTCGCGGGAGAGCTTCGTGAACGTCCCACCCGCGGGGAACTGCGTGTTGGGGGAGGGCGGGTCCTCGTTGCGCTGGCGGAGCAGGAACTCCGCCGCCGCGATGTCGAAGACGACCGGGAAGACCTCCGCGTACGGGTAGTTCTGCTTGACGCGATGGACGGTCTCGGTGCCGGCCTCGACGAGCAGTTCCACGTCGGCCGGGCCGCTCGCGTCCGGTGCAGCCGGCGCGTTCGGGATGCTGATGTCGAGCGTGTCGAGCGCGCCGAAGTCCGTGAGCTCGGCGAGCTCGCCGAGGTCGACTACGTCGGTCAGCTCCGAGAGTACGCCCTCGTCCACGAGGTCCAGCACCGCGTCCAGGTCGGTACCCGAGCCGGTCGTGTCGAGGGTGGTCTCGAACAGGTCGAGCGGCATCCGGTCCTCCTCGTCGAGCAGTCCGGCAGCCCCGGAGACCGAGTCGGTGACGTCCGAGACCGAGCCGGTCGGGGACCCGCCCAGCAGCCCGTCGAGGCGCCCCGACAGCCCTGACGTGCCGCTACTCGGTGCCTCGAGTGTTCCGTTCTTGGCGGGCGTCTGGAGCGTCTCCAGGCGGATCTCCTGGAAGTGGTTGAAGTCGTAGACGATGAACTTCTCCAGTTCGACGTCCAGTCCGCCGGCGACGTGTTCCTCCCCGAGCTCGTCGGCCAGCTCCGGCGTCCGTGGGACGATGGCGTCCACGATAGAGCGGTAGGTATCCAGCGTGTGTGGGTCCGTGGGAATCTCCTGCTGGAGGATCTCCCCGACGTCCTCGAGCTTCGTGTTGGACATCGAGAGGGCCGCGAACCCTCCCATCCCCTTCATCATGCCGCGGCGCGTCGTTGACGGTGTGTTTTTCTCGTTCATGTGGCCGGCTAGCTCCGTGCTCCTTGCTGGGGAACACTATGGATAGGGCTGCTGCAGGAAATACGCGTTCATTTAAGTAGCAATCTGAATGGGCGGTATCTCCCGTATTCGGTCGAAAAAGCCACTGAGGTTGGGTTTATTGAATGAGCCTCGCTGCAAAGGTGTCCGGTGATGCCGGACAGATTGAAGTGGGTGGGGGGTGATGAGGTGGGTATGGACGCCGGCGACGACTACCCAGTGGGCGCGGTCAAGGTGACCCACGACGTCATCGAACTGCTGGCCGAACGGGGCCCGACCGGGGTGACCGCCGTCGCGGAGGCGCTGGATATCCCGAAGAGCACCGCGTACGACCACCTCCGGACGCTGGCAGCGGTCGGTTACGCGGTCAACGAGGACGGGTCCTACCGTGCCAGCACCCGACTGTTCCACGCGGGTCGGCGGGCGCGTGACGACCACGAACTGTACGCTCACGGCCGGGACGAGGCACTCTCGCTCGACCGGAACACCGCGGAGGGGCGCCACGTCCAGCTCGTCGTGGTGGAACACGGGCGCGGGGCTATCCTGTTCGCCACGCGGTGGCAGCGCGAGCGCCGCTCGGCCCAGCCCGCCCGCGCCTACCCCATGCAGGTTCGGCTCCACTCCAATGCCCCTGGCAAGGCGATTCTGGCCGAGCTGCCCGACAAGCGGGTCGACGAGGTCCTCGCGGAGGGGCTTCCACCCGTCACCGACCGGACCGTGACCGACGAGCGTGACCTCCGTACGGAACTGGAGGCAGTCCGGAGCCAGGGGTACGCGACCGACGACGAGGAGCTCATCCGTGGAATGCGTGGGATCGCGGCCCCCATCGTGACCGAGCGGGGCGTCCGCGGCGCCGTGGCCGTCTACGGCTCCGGCGACCGGATGCCCGCTGACCCGGCCACGGAGCTGGCCGAACCCGTGCGGGGGGCCGCTCGGACCATCGAGGCGAACATCATCTTCGGTGGGGACTGACACCGGTTGTATCTCAGCCGACTGTCCGGTGATGCCGGACAGAACTGCACTGGTGCTCTGGTGCTCCGGTGCTCCCGGGCAAAATCGTCTGCCGATGTGGCCGTGCGGGCGCGCACGAATTTGGGAAAACCGTCTTTACCTCGTGGACGGAACCGGTATCGCATGAACTTCGCCAACTGCGTCGACCGCGCGGCCCGGAACGCCCCCGACGGGCGGGCGGTGGCGGACCCGGGCGCGTCCCTGACGTTCCGTGACCTGTCGCGTGCGAGCGACCGCGTCGCGAGTGCGCTCGACTCGCTCGGCATCGAGCCCGGCGACCGGGTGGCCGTCGCGGCGCCGAACGGGGTCGCCTTCGTCGCCACCCACCTCGGTATTCTCAAGCGGGGCGCGCTGTCGGTCCCGCTCAACCAGCGCTTCGACGAGCGACAGGC of the Haloglomus salinum genome contains:
- a CDS encoding TrmB family transcriptional regulator, yielding MSDDARADADDEDAVAALERLGLSNYEARSFVALQRLGTGTARDVHEETGIPRSQVYGAADELEERGLVSVQQSRPKRYRPVELEEARERLTAEFERDREAAFDHLERVRREPGPSQERQEDVWTITGSDAIDTRMTALTEEAKQRVAVATDEAAYLPDETFEALRRFHADGGEVVAISRTAAIRESFEAEGMVAVAPPEQLVDPDNDRSARLVLVDEDALLLSVLADEEIAIWSEHTTFARVFGGLLRQGLLGAADGDPDDGTGGA
- a CDS encoding GMC family oxidoreductase N-terminal domain-containing protein, encoding MSNPHEDPDVIIIGAGADGPAAAWALADKHGLDVLMIEAGPFHGNTKWPTPHADEGGTISNDPDDLDGKLLDSQYTHLENGANDPTAGYLRVGPPDHSRAPWFRNLHQNAFIWQVAAVGGTTTHYFGNHPRGYPTAFDDQPHWGDIDYADMVPYYQENEENTSTQQAPMTGKEEVFIHGASEEKAGEYPLIETKNVTETGWRPQANSVEVPGRQTTNGEELDSDYTGTFDYEDGFRGDTLAADHFQGSSTPVNAPVRDKARKSSNIGYVPIALDTNEDPEKGNVAIRPNTFVTNINTDSGPAGDLEATGVDIRDTWSGTTETIEADTVVLAAGCIESPRLWLNSGLPNTNGWVGKGLTTHWFDWVVGTYDDDTVADITDAGHMDPYKGQNSAVRFDKPGVGGLEDIGMSPGLVSFADYLFTEAGYSFENNVAEGEPWDTRGYVVGKELKRKMSNYKNTKALLVLTDDRPRKENGVSLDDAFSDEHGPVPKVRYEPGREDDERRDELARIAANIHRNAGAKHVHRSEWPPLLLHMQSSMRIGPVLDQGAEAHDVQRLFVADHSALANGVGGPNPTNSGQALALRTADVIAQRYFDYNEDRGFL
- a CDS encoding IclR family transcriptional regulator, producing the protein MDAGDDYPVGAVKVTHDVIELLAERGPTGVTAVAEALDIPKSTAYDHLRTLAAVGYAVNEDGSYRASTRLFHAGRRARDDHELYAHGRDEALSLDRNTAEGRHVQLVVVEHGRGAILFATRWQRERRSAQPARAYPMQVRLHSNAPGKAILAELPDKRVDEVLAEGLPPVTDRTVTDERDLRTELEAVRSQGYATDDEELIRGMRGIAAPIVTERGVRGAVAVYGSGDRMPADPATELAEPVRGAARTIEANIIFGGD